The following are encoded together in the Strongyloides ratti genome assembly S_ratti_ED321, chromosome : 2 genome:
- a CDS encoding Ground-like domain-containing protein, with protein MFGIIIIGLFLNQFLFIYPYGDCGPFFNRYNPMFLPMGGNFLPCNNIKPQIIPQPSVNNMIPNYTPCTNCNPLPQEYQENYPQPQITPPFLHPPPLSLKPITIMSQEENQQNPLLYRTIYQNLYPQQLPSTNRFLSNCKECFDKLTVLKYLQNRNIPEGDPINEQNNILKKPTKIITEYENSGENKNPFIQSLKQGLIEQETYDGNLYNNDKKDKEKIECNVFPNTTYYSPPPATSSYPTNECCVDCEEECQYNITNTDNFNNNKISKKIRRLLASQSLNTDVKCTNKQLRNILSRYIGSDAKSSVKIIQKVGDETLLEAHNVICSEGKFYYITRSSSFCQLTIGNVHCYIFRVIP; from the exons atGTTTGg tattattatcattggactatttttaaatcaatttttatttatttatccaTATGGTGATTGTGGaccattttttaatagatataatCCTATGTTTTTACCAATGGGAGGAAATTTTTTACcatgtaataatataaaaccaCAAATAATACCACAACCATCTGTAAATAATATGATTCCTAATTATACACCCTGTACAAATTGTAATCCTTTACCACAAGAATATCAAGAAAATTATCCTCAACCACAAATTACACCACCATTTTTACATCCACCaccattatcattaaaacCAATTACAATTATGTCACAGGAAGAAAATCAACAAAATCCATTATTATATAGAAcaatatatcaaaatttatatccACAACAATTACCATCAACAAATagatttttatcaaattgtaaagaatgttttgataaattaacagttttaaaatatttacaaaatcgTAATATTCCAGAGGGTGATCCAATAAAtgaacaaaataatatacttaaaaaaccaacaaaaataataacagaatatgaaaattcaggagaaaataaaaatcctTTTATACAATCATTAAAACAAGGATTAATAGAACAAGAAACATATGATggaaatttatataataatgataaaaaagataaagaaaaaattgaatgTAATGTATTTCCAAATACAACATATTATTCACCACCACCAGCTACATCATCATATCCAACAAATGAATGTTGTGTTGATTGTGAAGAGGAATGccaatataatataacaaacactgataattttaataataataaaatatctaaaaaaattagacgTTTATTAGCTAGTCAATCCCTCAATACAGATGTTAAATGTacaaataaacaattaagAAATATACTATCTCGTTATATAGGATCAGATGCCAAAAGTAgtgttaaaataattcaaaaagtAGGAGATGAGACATTGTTAGAGGCACACAATGTTATTTGTAGTGAAgggaaattttattacataacAAGATCATCCTCATTTTGTCAATTAACTATTGGAAATGTtcattgttatatttttagagtAATACCATAA
- a CDS encoding G protein-coupled receptor, rhodopsin-like family and GPCR, rhodopsin-like, 7TM domain-containing protein, with protein MRNRTNVLFAAMAFADLGFLLLSLIPCVYMKWYTYIPGWFKAFYIRNNILTTWLINWLSAFSIWVMLAVTVERLAVVRKPFGQYRPINIIFGTKILIILILSLFITLHNYLSIKTENDNSGKYVHTKITNNPIFTIWGWLHALSVVVIPNIVLLTCNVMLITNLRKQSFPVELAQENNQPLIISRTKIEKKITCLIVVILTTFLACNMPGAIIFLLRTLNISFKDRYYNQLLQVISNTLTTIGKVLNFGLFCLSSKHFRKSLIEQLKICCFYIRHIPNSCGKTKSTYLQDTKYINKLSYCQTESIRLSTRERLMTITTPTNTNGNHTNSKFSKPYHHSFHFPITVNKTTGEGGQMSIKYSLKDNYNPKMRGEVVDTRIIARRAASTAL; from the exons atgcGTAATAGAACAAATGTg TTATTTGCGGCAATGGCTTTTGCTGATTTGGGATTTTTGTTGTTATCTTTAATTCCATGTGTTTATATGAAGTGGTATACTTATATTCCGGGATGGTTTAAAGCATTTTATATTaggaataatattttgacaaCTTGGCTTATTAATTGGTTGAGTGCCTTTTCAATAtg gGTGATGTTAGCTGTAACAGTAGAAAGATTAGCTGTTGTGAGAAAACCTTTTGGACAATATAGGcctataaatataatatttggtacaaaaattttaattatcctTATTCTTTCcttatttataacattacataattatttatcaataaaaacagaaaatgataattctGGAAAGTATGTTCATacaaaaattacaaataatcCTATATTTACAATATGGGGATGGTTACATGCTTTGTCAGTCGTTGTAATTCCAAATATTGTACTATTAACATGCAATGTTATGTTGATAACAAATCTTAGAAAACAATCATTTCCTGTTGAGTTGGCTCAAGAAAATAATCAACCATTAATTATTAGTAGaacaaaaattgaaaaaaaa ataacaTGTTTAATTGTTGTAATATTAACAACATTTTTAGCATGTAATATGCCAGGAgctattatatttttattacgaACATTAAATATCAGTTTTAAAGAT AGATACTATAATCAATTACTTCAAGTGATAAGTAATACCCTAACAACAATAGGaaaagtattaaattttgGACTTTTTTGTCTATCAAGTAAACATTTtagaaaaagtttaattgaacaattaaaaatatgttgtttttatattaggCATATACCAAATTCTTGTGGGAAAACAAAAAGCACTTATTTACAAG atacaaaatatataaataaattatcgtATTGTCAAACAGAAAGTATAAGACTTAGTACGAGGGAACGTTTAATGACAATAACAACACCTACCAATACAAATGGTAATCATACAAAttctaaattttcaaaacCTTATCATCATTCTTTTCATTTTCCTATCACTGTAAATAAAACAACTGGAGAAGGAGGACAAATgagtataaaatattcattaaaagataattataatCCAAAGATGCGTGGTGAAGTCGTTGATACAAGAATTATTGCAAGAAGAGCTGCTAGTACAGctttataa